AAGTGAGTGAATATTCTCTGGAGGGTGTTTTGATTAAGTCAGCGCTATTGGTTCTGGAAGACGGAACCCAGTTTCACGGTCGGGCCATAGGGGCAACAGGTTCGGCGGTTGGGGAAGTCGTTTTCAATACTTCAATGACCGGTTATCAAGAAATCCTCACTGATCCTTCCTATTCCCGCCAAATCGTCACTCTTACTTATCCTCATATCGGTAATGTCGGCACCAATGAAGCCGATGCAGAATCTTCTCAGGTACATGCGCAAGGTCTGGTTATCCGCGACCTGCCGCTGATTGCCAGTAACTTCCGTGATACTGAAGACCTCTCTTCTTACCTCAAGCGCCATAACATTGTGGCGATTGCCGATATCGATACCCGTAAGCTGACGCGTTTGCTGCGTGAAAAGGGCGCACAGAACGGCTGCATCATCGCGGGCGATAACCCGGATGCGGCGCTGGCACTGGAAAAAGCCAAAGCTTTCCCAGGCCTGAACGGTATGGACCTGGCGAAAGAAGTAACCACCGCGGAGCCTTATAGCTGGACGCAGGGGAGCTGGACGCTGGCCGGTGACCTGCCGGAAGCGAAATCTGCCGATGAGCTGCCGTTCCACGTTGTGGCTTACGACTTCGGCGCCAAACGTAACATTCTGCGTATGTTAGCGGACCGTGGCTGCCGCCTGACGGTTGTGCCGGCGAAAACCTCTGCAGAAGAGGTTCTGAAGATGAATCCGGATGGTATCTTCTTGTCCAACGGCCCTGGCGACCCGGCACCGTGCGACTACGCGATTACCGCGATTCAGAAATTCCTCGAAACCGATCTTCCGGTATTTGGCATTTGCCTCGGCCATCAGCTGCTGGCGCTGGCGAGCGGTGCGAAGACCATTAAGATGAAGTTTGGTCACCACGGCGGCAACCATCCGGTAAAAGATATTGATAACAACACCGTGATGATCACCGCGCAAAACCACGGATTTGCGGTTGATGAGGCTTCCATGCCTGCCAATCTGCGCGTGACCCATAAGTCACTGTTCGACGGCACCCTGCAGGGGATTCATCGTACCGACAAACCGGCGTTCAGCTTCCAGGGGCACCCTGAAGCGAGTCCGGGTCCGCACGACGCTGCACCGCTGTTCGACCACTTTATCGAGCTTATTGAGCAATACCGTCAGTCCGCGAAATAATCAGGAGTAAAAGAGCCATGCCAAAACGTACAGACATAAAAAGTATCCTGATTCTGGGCGCGGGTCCGATTGTTATCGGTCAGGCGTGTGAGTTTGACTACTCCGGCGCGCAGGCGTGTAAAGCCCTGCGTGAAGAGGGTTACCGCGTTATTCTGGTGAACTCCAACCCGGCAACCATCATGACCGACCCAGAAATGGCCGATGCCACCTACATCGAGCCGATTCACTGGGAAGTAGTACGCAAAATCATTGAGAAAGAGCGTCCGGACGCGGTGCTGCCAACCATGGGCGGTCAGACGGCGCTGAACTGTGCGCTGGAACTGGAACGTCAGGGCGTACTGGCTGAGTTCGGCGTGACCATGATTGGTGCGACGGCGGATGCCATCGATAAAGCGGAAGACCGTCGTCGCTTCGATATCGCGATGAAGAAGATTGGTCTCGACACCGCGCGTTCAGGCATCGCTCACACCATGGAAGAAGCGCTGGCGGTTGCCGCTGACGTTGGCTTCCCGTGCATTATCCGCCCTAGCTTCACCATGGGCGGCACCGGCGGCGGTATCGCCTACAACCGCGAAGAGTTCGAAGAAATCTGCGAACGCGGTCTGGACCTCTCCCCAACCAATGAGCTGCTGATTGATGAATCGCTGATTGGCTGGAAAGAGTACGAGATGGAAGTGGTGCGTGATAAAAACGACAACTGCATCATCGTCTGCTCCATCGAAAACTTCGACGCGATGGGTATCCATACCGGTGACTCCATCACCGTAGCACCGGCCCAGACGCTGACCGACAAAGAATATCAAATCATGCGTAACGCCTCGATGGCGGTACTGCGTGAAATCGGCGTGGAAACCGGCGGTTCTAACGTCCAGTTTGCGGTAAACCCGAAAAACGGCCGTCTGATTGTCATCGAGATGAACCCACGCGTATCCCGTTCTTCTGCGCTGGCATCTAAAGCCACCGGTTTCCCGATTGCGAAAGTCGCCGCCAAGCTGGCCGTAGGTTACACCCTCGACGAACTGATGAACGACATCACCGGTGGCCGTACTCCGGCGTCCTTCGAGCCGTCCATCGACTACGTTGTGACGAAAATTCCACGCTTCAACTTCGAGAAGTTTGTTGGCGCTAACGACCGTCTGACCACGCAGATGAAATCTGTCGGCGAAGTGATGGCGATTGGTCGCACCCAGCAAGAATCGCTGCAGAAAGCGCTGCGCGGTCTGGAAGTCGGCGCGACCGGCTTCGACCCGAAAGTGAGCCTCGACGATCCGGAAGCATTAACCAAAATCCGCCGCGAGCTGAAAGACGCGGGCGCTGAGCGTATCTGGTACATCGCCGATGCGTTCCGTGCTGGCCTGTCCGTCGATGGCGTGTTCAACCTGACCAACATCGACCGCTGGTTCCTGGTACAGATTGAAGAACTGGTGCGTCTGGAAGAAAAAGTCACCGACCTTGGTATCAACGGCCTCGACGCTGACTTCCTGCGCGTACTGAAGCGTAAAGGCTTCGCCGATGCGCGTCTGGCGAAACTGGCTGGCGTACGCGAAGCGGAAATCCGCAAGCTGCGTGACCAATATAACCTGCACCCGGTCTACAAGCGCGTGGATACCTGTGCGGCAGAATTTGCCACTGACACCGCTTACATGTACTCCACTTATGAAGATGAGTGTGAAGCGAATCCGTCCGTCGACCGCGATAAAATCATGGTGCTGGGCGGTGGTCCAAACCGTATCGGCCAGGGTATCGAGTTTGACTACTGCTGCGTACACGCCTCGCTGGCGCTGCGCGAAGACGGTTACGAGACCATCATGGTCAACTGTAACCCGGAAACGGTTTCTACCGATTACGACACCTCCGACCGCCTGTACTTCGAGCCGGTCACGCTGGAAGACGTCCTGGAAATCGTGCGTATCGAGAAGCCGAAAGGCGTTATCGTGCAGTACGGCGGCCAGACCCCGCTGAAGCTGGCGCGGGCGCTGGAAGCAGCAGGAGTGCCGGTTATCGGCACCAGCCCGGATGCCATCGACCGTGCGGAAGACCGCGAGCGTTTCCAGCAGGCGGTTGACCGTCTGAAGCTGAAACAACCGGCGAACGCTACCGTGACGGCTATCGAACAAGCTGTTGAGAAGGCGAAAGAGATTGGTTACCCGCTGGTGGTACGCCCGTCCTACGTACTCGGCGGCCGCGCGATGGAAATCGTCTACGACGAAGCCGACCTGCGTCGCTACTTCCAGACTGCGGTCAGCGTTTCTAACGATGCGCCGGTGCTGTTAGACCGTTTCCTTGATGATGCGGTTGAAGTGGACGTCGATGCTATCTGCGATGGCGAAATGGTGCTGATTGGCGGCATCATGGAGCACATCGAACAGGCCGGCGTGCACTCCGGTGACTCCGCATGTTCTCTGCCAGCGTACACCCTGAGCCAGGAAATTCAGGATGTGATGCGCCAGCAGGTGCAGAAACTGGCCTTCGAGCTGCAGGTTCGCGGTCTGATGAACGTTCAGTTTGCGGTGAAGAATAACGAAGTTTACCTGATTGAAGTGAACCCGCGTGCAGCGCGTACCGTTCCGTTCGTTTCCAAGGCAACAGGCGTACCGCTGGCAAAAGTTGCGGCGCGCGTGATGGCCGGGAAAACGCTGGCACAGCAGGGCGTCACCAAAGAAGTTATCCCGCCATACTACTCGGTAAAAGAAGTGGTGCTGCCGTTCAACAAATTCCCCGGCGTTGACCCGCTGTTAGGGCCAGAAATGCGCTCTACCGGTGAGGTGATGGGCGTGGGACGCACCTTCGCAGAAGCGTTCGCCAAGGCCCAGCTGGGCAGCAGTTCCACCATGAAAAAACAGGGGCGTGCGCTGCTCTCCGTTCGCGAAGGCGATAAAGAGCGTGTGGTTGACCTGGCAGCGAAACTGCTGAAGTTTGGCTTCGAGCTGGATGCGACGCACGGTACGGCGATTGTGCTGGGTGAAGCGGGTATCAATCCACGTCTGGTGAACAAGGTGCATGAAGGTCGTCCGCACATTCAGGACCGTATCAAGAATGGCGAATATACCTACATCATCAACACCACCGAAGGTCGTCAGGCGATTGAAGACTCCAAGCTGATTCGTCGCAGCGCGCTGCAGTATAAAGTGCATTATGACACTACCCTGAACGGCGGTTTCGCGACGGCGATGGCGCTGAATGCGGATGCCACCGAGAAGGTGACCTCGGTTCAGGAAATGCACGCGCAGATCAAAAAGGCATAAACAAAGGGTCCGGTGATAATTGCGCTAACCGGACCTGCAATATAATTTTGGAAGGGTTTCTGTAACGAAACCCTTTTTTTATATCTCGTAAGGTCATTCCTGGCCAAATGCGATTTCATAACCACATTTTCAATGTAATAAGCACGATATTGCTCACACAAATCAACATTCAAGTCGCATACTATCTTACATATCCACAATTTTAATATGGCTTAGTTTTTATTAATTTGGACAGGCCGTAGCCAGATTTTTAATTTGTGAAATGGTGTGCTTATGTGTGAAAAATATGTTGAAAGACCGCTTTATTTGTTAATTGCTGACTGGATGATGGCTGAGGATCGTTGGATCACCGCAAAGGAAATTTCCCGCCATTTTGATATCGAACACTGCAAAGCAATTAATACTCTCTCTTATATTTTGTCGGAAGTAGGGGAAATTGTTTGTGAAGT
The Citrobacter arsenatis DNA segment above includes these coding regions:
- the carB gene encoding carbamoyl-phosphate synthase large subunit; translation: MPKRTDIKSILILGAGPIVIGQACEFDYSGAQACKALREEGYRVILVNSNPATIMTDPEMADATYIEPIHWEVVRKIIEKERPDAVLPTMGGQTALNCALELERQGVLAEFGVTMIGATADAIDKAEDRRRFDIAMKKIGLDTARSGIAHTMEEALAVAADVGFPCIIRPSFTMGGTGGGIAYNREEFEEICERGLDLSPTNELLIDESLIGWKEYEMEVVRDKNDNCIIVCSIENFDAMGIHTGDSITVAPAQTLTDKEYQIMRNASMAVLREIGVETGGSNVQFAVNPKNGRLIVIEMNPRVSRSSALASKATGFPIAKVAAKLAVGYTLDELMNDITGGRTPASFEPSIDYVVTKIPRFNFEKFVGANDRLTTQMKSVGEVMAIGRTQQESLQKALRGLEVGATGFDPKVSLDDPEALTKIRRELKDAGAERIWYIADAFRAGLSVDGVFNLTNIDRWFLVQIEELVRLEEKVTDLGINGLDADFLRVLKRKGFADARLAKLAGVREAEIRKLRDQYNLHPVYKRVDTCAAEFATDTAYMYSTYEDECEANPSVDRDKIMVLGGGPNRIGQGIEFDYCCVHASLALREDGYETIMVNCNPETVSTDYDTSDRLYFEPVTLEDVLEIVRIEKPKGVIVQYGGQTPLKLARALEAAGVPVIGTSPDAIDRAEDRERFQQAVDRLKLKQPANATVTAIEQAVEKAKEIGYPLVVRPSYVLGGRAMEIVYDEADLRRYFQTAVSVSNDAPVLLDRFLDDAVEVDVDAICDGEMVLIGGIMEHIEQAGVHSGDSACSLPAYTLSQEIQDVMRQQVQKLAFELQVRGLMNVQFAVKNNEVYLIEVNPRAARTVPFVSKATGVPLAKVAARVMAGKTLAQQGVTKEVIPPYYSVKEVVLPFNKFPGVDPLLGPEMRSTGEVMGVGRTFAEAFAKAQLGSSSTMKKQGRALLSVREGDKERVVDLAAKLLKFGFELDATHGTAIVLGEAGINPRLVNKVHEGRPHIQDRIKNGEYTYIINTTEGRQAIEDSKLIRRSALQYKVHYDTTLNGGFATAMALNADATEKVTSVQEMHAQIKKA
- the carA gene encoding glutamine-hydrolyzing carbamoyl-phosphate synthase small subunit, yielding MIKSALLVLEDGTQFHGRAIGATGSAVGEVVFNTSMTGYQEILTDPSYSRQIVTLTYPHIGNVGTNEADAESSQVHAQGLVIRDLPLIASNFRDTEDLSSYLKRHNIVAIADIDTRKLTRLLREKGAQNGCIIAGDNPDAALALEKAKAFPGLNGMDLAKEVTTAEPYSWTQGSWTLAGDLPEAKSADELPFHVVAYDFGAKRNILRMLADRGCRLTVVPAKTSAEEVLKMNPDGIFLSNGPGDPAPCDYAITAIQKFLETDLPVFGICLGHQLLALASGAKTIKMKFGHHGGNHPVKDIDNNTVMITAQNHGFAVDEASMPANLRVTHKSLFDGTLQGIHRTDKPAFSFQGHPEASPGPHDAAPLFDHFIELIEQYRQSAK